A DNA window from Drosophila biarmipes strain raj3 chromosome 2R, RU_DBia_V1.1, whole genome shotgun sequence contains the following coding sequences:
- the LOC108029445 gene encoding neo-calmodulin-like, giving the protein MIGQYKNKTKAENNNNFGNFCEKSDLISKHLKLSSAGMDPPEYHLSADDLAEIREAFALCDPEKTGRISPKDLGTVMRALGQNHTECEIYRYSEGLEGDFFGYITLDDFIELMTKIYKIMEHVDFLKAAFNAFDYDKDGNITQSELRNVFINLGEKMSDEEFENIFHQIDVDGDGVITWKDFYTAYKS; this is encoded by the coding sequence ATGATAGGTcagtacaaaaacaaaactaaagcCGAAAACAACAATAATTTTGGAAATTTCTGTGAAAAATCAGACTTAATTTCAAAGCACCTCAAACTCTCTTCTGCCGGAATGGATCCCCCCGAATACCATCTGTCCGCAGATGATCTTGCTGAGATCCGCGAAGCATTCGCGCTCTGTGACCCCGAAAAGACTGGAAGAATCAGCCCAAAAGATTTAGGAACTGTGATGCGCGCACTCGGCCAAAACCACACTGAGTGTGAAATCTACAGATATTCCGAAGGACTCGAGGGTGACTTTTTTGGGTACATAACACTTGACGACTTTATTGAATTGATGAccaaaatctataaaataatGGAGCACGTCGATTTCTTGAAGGCTGCTTTCAATGCTTTCGATTACGATAAAGATGGAAACATAACGCAGAGCGAGCTGCGCAACGTTTTTATCAATCTAGGCGAAAAGATGAGTGACGAAgagtttgaaaatatttttcaccaGATTGATGTCGATGGGGACGGCGTGATTACCTGGAAGGATTTTTATACCGCCTATAAATCATAA
- the LOC108029493 gene encoding uncharacterized protein LOC108029493, with protein MVTFGCVAKLLSGFECCGNSWVKAVNPGWYEAREIPKTILIQKMRQVAPQTAEPPKKPRPMRPPKH; from the coding sequence ATGGTGACTTTTGGTTGTGTCGCAAAACTGTTAAGTGGGTTCGAGTGCTGCGGTAATTCGTGGGTCAAAGCCGTAAATCCCGGGTGGTACGAGGCCCGTGAGATTCCCAAGACCATTCTGATCCAAAAGATGCGACAGGTGGCACCCCAAACCGCGGAGCCGCCAAAGAAGCCCAGACCGATGCGCCCGCCAAAACACTAA